aataatttacaagACTATTATAGGGAAAAAATGATGACATCCTCATACATATAGGATATAAAATGAAAATTTACTCTCTTTTCTAAAGTATATGCAGGGGAGTAGCCAGAAGTTTTTCACCAGATGGGCAAATTTGTCCCGACAAAACGTCTTAACGAGTTATATTCcttaaaaaaacttgttttATGGACTcaataaaatgaaaaattggGGAAAAAGTACCATAATCAAGATactaataaactaagtatgtgtaaaaaaatataaagaatTTTGTGGAGTTGAAAAGATAACTTACATTCAATCTAAATCATCTACTATTAATGATTGTTTTACTTTTGgtttcataatcatgtacaaatgaaAACATATTCTGAATCAAAATGCAAATAgtataaaattttatctttgccAAAAAACTTGaaaacatataataaattaataaaatcccaaaagttataaatattttgtattcaTTCCAATAATTAGCTCATGAGATGAGTTACCAAGTAGTAAAATTACATCGTGCTATTTCAGCAATGTGAACTTTAACATAAACAAAGTTCTCTAAATTGCAAAAAGTTCATGTGAACATTTTATCGGACATTTTTCAATCATTCATCACATGACAAATGTTCACATCAAAATAAAACTCTCTTCAAACCAATCGATTTAACCACATTCAAGATAAAGAAAGctataaaatcaaatattatccatcAAGATCCAATTCGAAATTGCAAAAACTATATTATTAAAAGCATACACGAAAATGAAATGCATCACCAAGAAAAAAGGGATGACAGCttgaaaattgaaaaataataaaaatactgTCATGTTTGATGTTTGCTATTAAATTAGAATTTGATAGTTCttattcaaaaatatatttttgttggaCAAGACTACCTAAATAAAAAATTCTACTGGGCAATAGCACCTTTGCCCACACTTCTCATCCTACCCTGAGCATATGCCAGATCAAACTACGTATTTTGATGGATATATCACATGAATATTACACACGATAACAAGGATAACAGGTACTCTTAGACGTATAAAGCATGAAAAACTTTGAAAAATTACTAACCCGCCGAACTAGATCGTAGCAGAGGTGTCGTTTGATATCTCTTCGGAGATCCAAAGGAAGTCCTGTGAGCAGAGTTTCCTCGTCAACTCCGCGAGTAGCCACCCATTTGTATTGATCATACTTTCTAACAGATTGCCTCAATTCTTTGGGTAGCTGTCTATGGTGCATCCACTGTTCAGTATCAGTCCGCCTAATTCTCCATTCCTCTAATCTTACAGTTGTCGACTGAAGGTACGTCTGAAAACAGATACGAATAAGTTGCTGAGGTACAATTTCAATCATACAAACCCTTTTTTATGGGTTTGAAAAGGTGAAGAAAAACAAAGCCATATAAGTATAGACTTACCTGCATTTTACCAATAAGCAAGGCAAAGAGAACTAAACCAAGAGTCGCAATGACTATAGCAAAACATATTTCTCCTACATGTGTGCTTGTGGAAAGACTTTGCCCGAGAGAACTGTAAAATCATAACAACAATAGCAGTGTCCATTCTACGATTAATGTTATTTCGTGATCATTGAGattcaaaaaaatatatgaaactTTAAGGAGCGTCAAATGTACATATAATACCTGAGGTTCTTCAACCCCCACCACAGACAATAAAAGTACTTGTTGAAAAACTCAGTAGATGCGACGTGGCTCGTTATGGCATCAGCATAAATACCAAAAGGATATAGGTTAGAGTTTGGGTCGCATTTATTTGTGACATTACTTGACTGAAACCAATATCTTCGCTCATTATCTGAAACTCGTTTACAGTCAAAGAATTTGAATTGGCAAGAACTCTGTTCAAGCCTGCATGCCTGCTTCCAACAATCTTCTAGCCTCTCGATTGAGAGAAGATACCAGCATGCCCCTATAACCTTTTATATTAGCCAAGAATAATGTTAGTTAGATCAACAAATTAACAATTTGTCAGTTCGAGTTCAAAAACTGTTTTACAAAGTTCTGGTTTACTTACGTGGCTTGCTAAAATGTAAAGAATCAAGTTATAAGCAGCTCCAGCCCATGCTGCTTGTGTGACAACACCAGTAGCCTTGACGATTTGTGATGAAAGTGGATATACAAGGCATAATCTTGGAATGTACTGAAATATGATAATGAACCTAAGGGCGTTTTTTGTGTTCATCATCATTGATCCCCTCAAATTTGGGATAACACCCCATATCAAAATCTGCAATTGGACCAAGTTATAATACTTTCATCATCATAATTACATAAAGAAAATCAATTAAACCGGTTTTTCCTAACCTGGGGAAGAGGCAGAGCTGCAATCAAATCGAGCCAAAAACCTCCCTGAAAGTACCTAGATGCTATTTTTGAAGAGTCGATCACTAGTTCTCCCCTTCCAAATACTCGGGAAGAAGGAGCCACATACGAAGTTCGAAAACGTATGAAAATTTGAATCGTATAAAAGATATCCGCTATTGATCTTATGACAGTAAGGATAACTTCAAGAGTAAATCCAATATCTATGCAACTTTCAGGCTTTATTACAGGCAAGTAAAAGAATAGAGGATCAACAAATAAAGATACTAAACAAGCTACCAAGAAAATCTTGTTCCATCTATGAATCGTAGGTCCTCGAGGATCTAATAACTTTTTCTTCATACGCTCATAATCCTCTGAGAAGACTCGTGACAACACTCTAGATTTCTTGTTTCTGTCAGCCTCGTTTTCACAATTCTTGGAGTTCAAATCAAGTGTTCGCATTCCATGAATATTGTACCTCACTTTAACTACATTTTCACCCTTCGATGTTGAGACCATTTCTAATTCAGAATCGTCGTGGACTCTGTGCAACAATTCACAAACTCTTATATCATTTTCAATAACACAAATAAACAAAAAGATCAAATTCTGCATATACTCGTCAAAATTTAGATGGAATTTATGCGGACACACCTTATAGATCTCGAGTGACTAAAAGCCATGGCGATTGATCAAGAAAACCCGCCTGTTTGCTACGATGAAAATAACTGCTCCATCTGACCAAACCtcgaaaacatcaggaaacagGTGAACTAAAATTTTCTGATAAAGGATTCATGGCtgcaagcaaaaaaaaaaagcacaACAGCTGTCTTTCAATTCATAAGAACTACGTGAAGAAATTAATTGCTGTGCCCAGCTTTGGATACTAAGAATCAGACCCTCCATTAGTTTTTCTTTTTCGGGCAAAAAGAAGTCAAACCCGTGACTAATCCTTTGATTTTGTCGCCAATCCTGTCAATTCTTTTAGACAGCTCAACTCTAATGTCAACGTTTTCTTCGCGTTGGAACCAGTCAACACTATAAAAATATTCTTTCTTCAGTATTTTCAACTAAATTCATAGACAAGGGCACAGCCAAGAAACATTGGACTGAAAGGATGAGAAATTTTACATCACGATTTAAATCCTTTTTCGTCGAATCTTTCTCGCTACACCTACGTATCAGTTTGAACCCACAAAATATAAGAGCCAAAAATCAAGAAACAGAAAAATGTTATTCTTTACCAGCAATCTATGTAATTGACAGCATAACAGTGAAGATAACATGAACAGCTCCTAAAAAAcgaatttaaaacaaaaaagacTAAATGCTAGTAATGCATTGAACACAGccttttttaaaagaaaaagtggTTAAATTACAAACATTTTGGTAAGCAAAAGCTCCTCGGGTTTGTAAATACTTCAGTTGACTTTCATCC
This Primulina eburnea isolate SZY01 chromosome 2, ASM2296580v1, whole genome shotgun sequence DNA region includes the following protein-coding sequences:
- the LOC140823145 gene encoding protein CNGC15b-like, translated to MQNLIFLFICVIENDIRVCELLHRVHDDSELEMVSTSKGENVVKVRYNIHGMRTLDLNSKNCENEADRNKKSRVLSRVFSEDYERMKKKLLDPRGPTIHRWNKIFLVACLVSLFVDPLFFYLPVIKPESCIDIGFTLEVILTVIRSIADIFYTIQIFIRFRTSYVAPSSRVFGRGELVIDSSKIASRYFQGGFWLDLIAALPLPQILIWGVIPNLRGSMMMNTKNALRFIIIFQYIPRLCLVYPLSSQIVKATGVVTQAAWAGAAYNLILYILASHVIGACWYLLSIERLEDCWKQACRLEQSSCQFKFFDCKRVSDNERRYWFQSSNVTNKCDPNSNLYPFGIYADAITSHVASTEFFNKYFYCLWWGLKNLSSLGQSLSTSTHVGEICFAIVIATLGLVLFALLIGKMQTYLQSTTVRLEEWRIRRTDTEQWMHHRQLPKELRQSVRKYDQYKWVATRGVDEETLLTGLPLDLRRDIKRHLCYDLVRRVPLFDQMDERMLDAICERLKPALCTQGTCLVREGDPVNEMVFIIRGNLDSYTTNGGRTGFFNSCRIGPGDFCGEELLTWALDPRPSIILPSSTRTVKAISEVEAFALRAEDLKFVAAQFRRLHSKQLRHKFRFYSHQWRTWAACFVQAAWLRYKKRKSLAELRALEGRLPYDDETLNGGTKETEVVVLGSGMAGYAARLAVSSRGTIHKHSESDSVAVNSLQKPAEPDFSAVDDE